One Streptomyces sp. B21-105 genomic region harbors:
- a CDS encoding potassium/proton antiporter: MTVHHLNQLLLACSLVLLVAVAAVRISSRSGLPSLLVYLGIGIAMGQDGIGDIHFDSAELTQVIGYAALVVILAEGGLGAKWKEVRPILPSATALALAGVAVSVGVTATAAHFVTGLEWRQALIIGAVVSSTDAAAVFSVLRKIPLPARVTGTLEAESGFNDAPVVILVVAFSTAGPVEHWYLLLAEILLELAIGAAIGLTVGWLGSWGLRHVALPASGLYPIAVMAIAVTAYAAGSLAHGSGFLGVYLASMVMGNAKLPHWPATRGFADGLGWIAQIGMFVLLGLLVTPHELGDDVLPALVIGLVLTMVARPLSVVLCLTPFRVPWQEQTLMSWAGLRGAVPIILATIPMVNGVDASRRIFNIVFVLVVVYTLVQGPTLPWLARTLRLGGDPEAADLGVESAPLERLRGHLLSVAIPEESKMHGVEVDELRLPAGAAVTLVVRDGTSFVPLPATVLRHGDELLVVATDPVRDAAEKRLRAVARGGKLAGWLGTGGDTR; the protein is encoded by the coding sequence CTGACTGTCCACCACCTCAACCAGCTCCTGCTCGCCTGCTCCCTCGTCCTGCTCGTCGCCGTGGCAGCGGTCCGGATCTCCTCGCGCAGCGGGCTCCCCAGCCTGCTCGTCTACCTGGGGATCGGCATCGCCATGGGCCAGGACGGCATCGGCGACATCCACTTCGACAGCGCCGAACTGACCCAGGTCATCGGCTACGCCGCCCTGGTCGTGATCCTCGCCGAGGGCGGCCTGGGCGCGAAGTGGAAGGAGGTCCGGCCGATCCTGCCCTCCGCCACGGCGCTGGCGCTGGCCGGGGTCGCGGTGAGCGTCGGCGTCACGGCCACGGCCGCGCACTTCGTGACGGGACTGGAATGGCGGCAGGCGCTGATCATCGGCGCGGTGGTGTCCTCGACGGACGCGGCGGCGGTCTTCTCCGTCCTGCGCAAGATCCCCCTGCCCGCGCGCGTGACGGGCACCCTGGAGGCCGAGTCCGGCTTCAACGACGCCCCGGTGGTCATCCTGGTCGTCGCCTTCTCCACGGCCGGCCCCGTCGAGCACTGGTACCTGCTGCTGGCCGAGATACTCCTGGAGCTGGCGATCGGCGCCGCCATCGGCCTCACGGTCGGCTGGCTGGGCTCCTGGGGCCTGCGGCACGTGGCACTGCCCGCCTCCGGCCTCTACCCGATCGCCGTCATGGCGATCGCGGTCACCGCGTACGCGGCCGGCTCGCTGGCACACGGCAGCGGCTTCCTCGGCGTCTACCTCGCCTCGATGGTGATGGGCAACGCCAAGCTGCCGCACTGGCCCGCCACGCGCGGGTTCGCCGACGGCCTCGGCTGGATCGCCCAGATCGGCATGTTCGTGCTGCTCGGCCTGCTGGTCACCCCGCACGAGCTCGGTGACGACGTACTGCCCGCGCTCGTCATCGGCCTGGTGCTCACCATGGTCGCCCGCCCGCTCAGCGTCGTACTGTGCCTGACCCCGTTCCGGGTCCCCTGGCAGGAGCAGACGCTGATGTCCTGGGCCGGGCTGCGCGGCGCCGTGCCCATCATCCTGGCGACGATCCCCATGGTGAACGGCGTCGACGCCAGCCGCCGCATCTTCAACATCGTCTTCGTCCTGGTCGTCGTCTACACCCTGGTCCAGGGGCCGACACTGCCCTGGCTGGCGCGCACGCTGCGGCTGGGCGGCGACCCCGAGGCCGCCGACCTGGGCGTCGAGTCGGCGCCGCTGGAGCGGCTGCGCGGACACCTGCTGTCCGTGGCGATCCCCGAGGAGTCGAAGATGCACGGCGTCGAGGTCGACGAACTGCGGCTGCCGGCCGGGGCCGCCGTCACCCTCGTCGTACGCGACGGGACCTCGTTCGTGCCGCTCCCGGCGACCGTCCTGCGGCACGGCGACGAACTCCTCGTCGTCGCCACCGACCCCGTCCGGGACGCGGCCGAGAAGCGGCTGCGCGCCGTCGCGCGCGGCGGCAAGCTCGCCGGCTGGCTGGGCACCGGCGGCGACACCCGTTGA
- a CDS encoding MFS transporter, whose translation MASTVTTDPSKDSPAPARPGHSPASVRPGYGQLLRTRGAWTFLLPGFAARQPFAMLTLSIVLLVQHTTGSYGAAGAAAAVTGVSMALFAPWSGRLADRYGQRAVLVPGVLVHTVSGLALTSLALAHAPLWAVFAAAVPTGASVPQVGPMVRARWGVRLKGSPLMTTAAAFESVTDELTFVFGPLLATALCTAVHPAAGLLTEASLTLLGGLLFAAQRGTQPQIAAAGHARVEHSSALRVPGVRVLVVTFLGIGSVFGGMQVSLAAFTESIGEPGLNGVLYGTFAAGNMLSGLVCGAVAWKAAPQRRLVVAYAALALVASGLWAAHSVLVLAGLGLLVGMCIAPALITGYTLVDGLVPAGARTEAFTWLTGAVALGQAAAVTIAGQLEDRLWGGSGFLVPMGGTMLALITLLALRSRLAARPRERTVARGVGHRVPVTVD comes from the coding sequence GTGGCATCCACGGTCACCACCGATCCGTCGAAGGACTCGCCGGCACCCGCCCGCCCGGGGCACTCGCCGGCATCCGTCCGCCCGGGATACGGGCAGCTGCTGCGCACGCGCGGCGCCTGGACGTTCCTGCTGCCCGGCTTCGCCGCCCGCCAGCCGTTCGCGATGCTCACCCTGTCCATCGTGCTGCTGGTGCAGCACACCACCGGCTCGTACGGCGCGGCCGGCGCCGCCGCGGCCGTCACCGGTGTCTCCATGGCGCTGTTCGCGCCCTGGAGCGGCCGTCTCGCCGACCGTTACGGGCAGCGCGCCGTGCTGGTCCCCGGCGTCCTCGTGCACACCGTGTCGGGCCTCGCGCTCACCTCCCTCGCCCTCGCGCACGCGCCGCTGTGGGCGGTGTTCGCGGCGGCCGTGCCCACGGGCGCCTCGGTGCCCCAGGTCGGCCCCATGGTGCGGGCCCGCTGGGGCGTGCGGCTCAAGGGCTCGCCCCTGATGACCACCGCGGCGGCCTTCGAGTCCGTCACCGACGAGCTCACCTTCGTCTTCGGCCCGCTGCTCGCGACCGCCCTGTGCACCGCCGTGCACCCGGCCGCGGGGCTGCTCACCGAGGCCTCGCTGACCCTGCTCGGCGGGCTGCTGTTCGCCGCGCAGCGCGGCACGCAGCCCCAGATCGCCGCCGCCGGGCACGCGCGCGTGGAGCACTCCTCGGCGCTGCGCGTCCCCGGTGTGCGCGTGCTGGTCGTGACCTTCCTGGGCATCGGCTCCGTCTTCGGCGGCATGCAGGTCTCGCTGGCCGCGTTCACCGAGTCGATCGGCGAGCCCGGCCTCAACGGCGTCCTGTACGGCACGTTCGCCGCGGGCAACATGCTCTCCGGCCTGGTCTGCGGGGCCGTCGCCTGGAAGGCCGCGCCGCAGCGGCGGCTGGTCGTCGCCTACGCCGCGCTTGCGCTCGTCGCCTCCGGTCTGTGGGCGGCGCACTCGGTGCTCGTGCTGGCGGGCCTCGGCCTGCTGGTCGGCATGTGCATCGCGCCCGCGCTGATCACCGGCTACACCCTGGTCGACGGCCTGGTCCCGGCCGGCGCCCGCACGGAGGCGTTCACCTGGCTGACCGGCGCGGTGGCGCTCGGCCAGGCGGCCGCCGTCACGATCGCCGGACAGCTCGAGGACCGCCTGTGGGGCGGCTCCGGTTTCCTTGTCCCGATGGGCGGCACGATGCTGGCCCTGATCACCCTGCTGGCCCTGCGGTCGCGGCTGGCGGCACGCCCCCGCGAACGCACCGTCGCACGTGGCGTCGGTCACCGCGTGCCGGTGACAGTGGACTGA
- a CDS encoding FmdB family zinc ribbon protein translates to MPTYQYQCTECGEGLEAVQKFTDDALTECPDCGGRLKKVFSAVGIVFKGSGFYRNDSRGSSSSSSPASSSSKPSTSGSDTKSSSTSPSSSSSSSDSKSSSSGTSAGSSSAA, encoded by the coding sequence GTGCCGACCTACCAGTACCAGTGCACCGAGTGCGGCGAGGGCCTCGAGGCGGTGCAGAAGTTCACCGACGACGCCCTGACCGAGTGCCCCGACTGCGGTGGCCGCCTCAAGAAGGTGTTCTCCGCCGTCGGCATCGTCTTCAAGGGCTCCGGTTTCTACCGCAACGACAGCCGCGGCTCCTCGTCGAGCAGCTCGCCGGCGTCGTCGTCCTCGAAGCCGTCGACGTCCGGTTCCGACACGAAGTCGTCGAGCACGAGCCCCTCGTCGTCCTCGTCGTCCTCGGACTCCAAGTCGTCGAGCAGCGGCACCTCCGCCGGCAGCAGCTCCGCCGCGTAG
- a CDS encoding S-methyl-5'-thioadenosine phosphorylase, with product MANKANAEIGVIGGSGFYSFLDDVTELQVDTPYGPPSDSLFLGEVAGRRVAFLPRHGRGHHLPPHRINYRANLWALRSVGVRQVLGPCAVGGLRPEYGPGTLLVPDQLVDRTKSRTGTYFDGLPLPDGTVPEVVHVSLADPYCPTGRAAALKAARDRQWEPVDAGTLVVIEGPRFSTRAESLWHQAQGWSVVGMTGHPEAALARELELCYTSLTLVTDLDAGAESGEGVSHEEVLRVFAANVDRLRGVLFDAVAALPSTQDRDCLCRNALGGLNPGFELP from the coding sequence ATGGCGAACAAGGCGAACGCAGAGATCGGTGTGATCGGCGGCTCCGGCTTCTACTCGTTCCTGGACGACGTGACCGAGCTCCAGGTCGACACCCCCTACGGGCCGCCCAGCGACTCCCTCTTCCTCGGCGAGGTGGCCGGCCGACGCGTCGCCTTCCTGCCCCGGCACGGACGCGGCCACCATCTGCCGCCGCACCGCATCAACTACCGGGCCAACCTGTGGGCGCTGCGCTCGGTCGGCGTGCGTCAGGTCCTCGGTCCGTGCGCGGTGGGCGGTCTGCGCCCCGAGTACGGGCCCGGCACGCTCCTCGTGCCCGACCAGCTGGTCGACCGCACCAAGTCGCGGACCGGGACCTACTTCGACGGACTGCCGCTGCCCGACGGCACGGTGCCCGAGGTGGTGCACGTGTCGCTGGCCGACCCCTACTGCCCCACCGGACGGGCGGCGGCTCTCAAGGCGGCGCGCGACCGGCAGTGGGAACCGGTGGACGCGGGAACCCTCGTCGTGATCGAGGGGCCGCGGTTCTCCACCCGTGCCGAATCGCTGTGGCACCAGGCGCAGGGCTGGTCGGTGGTGGGCATGACGGGCCACCCGGAAGCCGCGCTGGCGCGTGAACTCGAGCTCTGCTACACATCGTTGACCCTGGTCACCGATCTGGACGCGGGCGCCGAGAGCGGCGAGGGCGTCTCCCACGAGGAGGTGCTGCGGGTGTTCGCGGCGAACGTGGACCGGCTGCGGGGCGTGCTGTTCGACGCCGTGGCCGCGCTGCCGTCGACGCAGGACCGCGACTGCCTGTGCAGGAACGCGCTGGGCGGACTCAACCCGGGGTTCGAGCTGCCGTAG
- a CDS encoding RcpC/CpaB family pilus assembly protein, translated as MPPFSPVRVRCGRYRLSPVGRLARGRRRALAAGLAVTAVALVAAGPRIGDPVRGHPSERSGTGPSARAQSAARAPAPVPRAARKVSAPVRIADAAAVRLLRPGDRVDVIAAEQTVRGATARVVARGALVTRVPEPLDVPAGDAGPVSDAGALVVLSVPRSTAARLAGASAAARLSVTLC; from the coding sequence GTGCCGCCCTTCTCTCCGGTGCGCGTCCGATGCGGGCGGTACCGGCTGAGTCCGGTGGGCAGGCTGGCCCGAGGTCGTAGGCGGGCTCTCGCGGCCGGTCTCGCCGTCACCGCCGTCGCGCTGGTGGCGGCCGGGCCGCGGATCGGCGATCCGGTGCGCGGACACCCGTCGGAGCGGAGCGGAACCGGCCCGTCGGCCCGCGCGCAGTCGGCGGCGCGCGCGCCCGCCCCGGTCCCGCGCGCCGCCAGGAAGGTGTCGGCCCCGGTGCGGATCGCCGATGCCGCCGCCGTCCGGCTGCTGCGCCCCGGTGACCGGGTGGACGTCATCGCCGCCGAGCAGACGGTGCGGGGCGCCACCGCCCGGGTGGTCGCCCGTGGAGCGCTCGTGACCAGGGTCCCCGAGCCGCTGGACGTCCCGGCCGGCGATGCCGGGCCGGTCAGTGACGCGGGCGCGCTGGTCGTGCTGTCGGTGCCCCGGTCCACCGCGGCGCGGCTGGCCGGCGCGAGCGCCGCCGCGCGGCTGTCGGTGACCCTGTGCTGA
- the mscL gene encoding large conductance mechanosensitive channel protein MscL gives MSEQKASVLQGFKAFLMRGNVVDLAVAVVIGAAFSNIVNSIVKGIINPVVGAVGTKNLDSYYSCIKDPCTGTGDSATGVRILWGSVLGATLTFVITAAVVYFLMVLPMAKYLAKVEARRKAKEGTREIIEVTELEVLKEIRDALVAQRGTGHSER, from the coding sequence GTGAGCGAACAGAAGGCAAGCGTCCTGCAGGGTTTCAAGGCCTTCCTGATGCGAGGCAACGTCGTCGATCTGGCCGTCGCGGTGGTGATCGGCGCGGCTTTCTCGAACATCGTCAACTCGATCGTGAAGGGCATCATCAACCCGGTCGTCGGAGCCGTCGGCACCAAGAACCTGGACAGCTACTACTCCTGCATCAAAGACCCCTGCACCGGGACGGGCGACAGCGCGACCGGGGTCCGGATCCTGTGGGGGTCCGTCCTCGGCGCGACCCTCACGTTCGTGATCACCGCGGCGGTCGTCTACTTCCTGATGGTCCTGCCCATGGCGAAGTACCTGGCGAAGGTCGAGGCCCGCAGGAAGGCCAAGGAGGGCACACGGGAGATCATCGAGGTGACCGAGCTGGAGGTGCTCAAGGAGATCCGCGACGCCCTGGTCGCCCAGCGGGGCACCGGCCACAGCGAGCGATAG
- a CDS encoding P1 family peptidase, producing MTVDALTDVPGLRVGHATRTGGGWLTGTTVVLAPEGGAVAAVDVRGGGPGTKETDALDPRNLVQRVEAIVLTGGSAYGLDAASGVMAWLEEQGRGIPVGPDPRHVVPVVPAACVFDLGRGGDFRARPDAATGRAAVEAAAACEPGAPVPEGCVGAGTGAAVGAMKGGVGTAGVVLGSGITVAALVVANAVGSVLDPDTGVLYGEYFQGRVTYPSARVHEAARRRLAESAARNAPAPLNTTLAVVATDADLSKAQAQKLAGTAHDGIARAVRPVHLLHDGDTVFTLATGARPLDPGNPLALNDVLAAGADMVTRAIVRAVRAAESMDVPGGTWPSYRELYGAG from the coding sequence ATGACAGTTGACGCTCTGACGGATGTCCCCGGCCTGCGGGTGGGGCATGCCACGCGGACGGGCGGCGGGTGGCTCACCGGCACCACGGTGGTCCTCGCGCCGGAGGGCGGTGCCGTGGCAGCCGTCGATGTGCGCGGCGGCGGTCCCGGCACCAAGGAGACCGACGCCCTCGATCCGCGCAACCTGGTCCAGCGGGTCGAGGCGATCGTGCTGACCGGCGGCAGCGCCTACGGGCTGGACGCGGCGTCCGGGGTGATGGCCTGGCTGGAGGAGCAGGGGCGCGGGATCCCGGTCGGCCCGGATCCACGGCACGTCGTGCCGGTGGTGCCCGCCGCCTGTGTCTTCGACCTGGGGCGGGGCGGCGACTTCCGGGCCCGCCCCGACGCGGCCACCGGCCGGGCCGCGGTGGAGGCGGCTGCGGCCTGCGAGCCCGGAGCACCGGTGCCGGAGGGCTGTGTCGGCGCGGGGACGGGCGCGGCCGTCGGGGCGATGAAGGGTGGGGTGGGCACCGCCGGCGTCGTCCTCGGGTCGGGGATCACGGTGGCCGCGCTGGTGGTGGCCAACGCCGTGGGGTCGGTGCTGGATCCGGATACGGGAGTGCTGTACGGGGAGTATTTCCAGGGGCGCGTGACGTACCCGAGTGCGCGGGTGCACGAGGCCGCGCGCCGCCGGCTGGCCGAGAGCGCGGCGAGGAACGCCCCTGCGCCGCTCAACACGACGCTCGCGGTGGTGGCCACCGACGCGGACCTGTCCAAGGCGCAGGCGCAGAAGCTGGCGGGGACGGCACACGACGGCATCGCGCGTGCCGTACGGCCGGTGCACCTGCTGCATGACGGCGACACCGTGTTCACGCTGGCGACGGGCGCGCGTCCGCTCGACCCCGGCAACCCGCTCGCCCTGAACGACGTGCTCGCGGCGGGCGCGGACATGGTGACGCGGGCGATCGTGCGAGCCGTGCGCGCCGCCGAGTCGATGGATGTACCGGGCGGGACCTGGCCGTCGTACCGGGAGCTGTACGGGGCCGGTTGA
- a CDS encoding L,D-transpeptidase family protein: MTTADKAARRAVGACAALIVGALTLTACGGSASAEDENAKGGKNGTSAVKTSTAKIVISAQDGSTGASINTTGVKVAEGRLTEVKMTVAGSGQAVEGVLSADGGSWKPKEQLERGTKYRISAIAKDSSGRTAAANSTFTTVSSADSFIGTYTPDNGTTVGVGMPVSFAFDKAIGDKKAVQSHITVTSSSGQQVVGHWFGAQRLDFRPEEYWKAGSKITMKIDLDGVEGANGLHGVQKKTVTFTVGRSQVSTVDVNTQTMTVVRDGRALKTVPISSGDAQHTTYNGQMVISEKFTQTRMNSRTVNLGSEYDIPDVPHAMRLTASGTFLHGNYWYRKSNPPFGRTGTSHGCVGLADVRGAQGDTPAKWFYDQSLIGDVVVVKNSPDKTVAPDNGLNGWNLSWAEWTAGSAV, encoded by the coding sequence GTGACTACGGCGGACAAAGCAGCGCGGCGCGCAGTGGGAGCCTGTGCGGCCCTGATCGTCGGCGCCCTGACCCTGACCGCTTGCGGGGGCAGCGCCAGCGCCGAGGACGAGAACGCCAAGGGCGGCAAGAACGGCACGAGCGCCGTCAAGACGTCCACCGCGAAGATCGTCATCTCGGCGCAGGACGGCTCGACGGGCGCGTCGATCAACACGACCGGGGTGAAGGTCGCCGAGGGCCGGCTCACCGAGGTGAAGATGACGGTGGCCGGGTCGGGGCAGGCCGTCGAAGGCGTCCTGTCGGCGGACGGCGGCAGCTGGAAGCCGAAGGAGCAGCTGGAGCGCGGGACGAAGTACCGGATATCGGCGATCGCGAAGGACTCGAGCGGCAGGACCGCTGCCGCCAACTCCACTTTCACCACGGTCTCTTCGGCCGACAGCTTCATCGGCACGTACACGCCGGACAACGGCACGACGGTGGGCGTGGGGATGCCGGTGTCCTTCGCCTTCGACAAGGCCATCGGCGACAAGAAGGCCGTGCAGTCGCACATCACGGTCACCTCCAGCAGCGGACAGCAGGTGGTGGGGCACTGGTTCGGCGCGCAGCGGCTGGACTTCCGGCCCGAGGAGTACTGGAAGGCCGGCTCCAAGATCACGATGAAGATCGACCTGGACGGGGTGGAGGGCGCGAACGGTCTGCACGGTGTGCAGAAGAAGACGGTCACCTTCACGGTCGGGCGTTCTCAGGTCTCGACGGTCGACGTGAACACGCAGACCATGACGGTGGTGCGGGACGGCCGGGCGCTGAAGACGGTCCCGATCTCGTCGGGCGACGCCCAGCACACCACGTACAACGGCCAGATGGTGATCTCCGAGAAGTTCACCCAGACGCGGATGAACAGCCGGACGGTCAACCTGGGCTCCGAGTACGACATCCCTGATGTCCCGCACGCGATGCGGCTGACCGCGTCCGGCACCTTCCTCCACGGCAACTACTGGTACCGGAAGAGCAATCCGCCCTTCGGCCGCACCGGCACCAGCCACGGCTGCGTGGGGCTCGCCGACGTGCGGGGCGCGCAGGGCGACACGCCCGCCAAGTGGTTCTACGACCAGTCGCTGATCGGTGACGTGGTGGTCGTCAAGAACTCCCCCGACAAGACGGTGGCCCCGGACAACGGGCTCAACGGGTGGAACCTGTCGTGGGCCGAGTGGACGGCCGGAAGTGCGGTCTGA
- a CDS encoding DUF6227 family protein has protein sequence MSVPYETTAYEPAESPESPEEHLARLLGRALNSFELPDEALRRLDCALAHDSSLHSAHHSAGLHRETYRHTWLLADGCALTLWELVHNTAPGSEPQHEVYVDEEELRAATARLPLPSDTPDFELPVLVQLSPVPAPRHMYVPDDSADHARRLLRRAENADQPGADTTALLKSAFAHQITQAFGRPCRAGRIGLGYSLYEHAFLLRDGREISLWEVEHTATPDGRHMCEVYASEDAARDAMERRAAQVS, from the coding sequence TTGAGCGTTCCGTACGAGACCACAGCGTACGAACCAGCCGAGTCGCCCGAGTCTCCGGAGGAGCACCTCGCGCGACTGCTGGGTCGCGCCCTGAACTCCTTCGAACTGCCCGACGAGGCCCTGCGGCGGCTCGACTGCGCGCTGGCCCACGACAGTTCCCTGCACTCTGCGCACCACAGCGCGGGCCTGCACCGGGAGACCTACCGGCACACCTGGCTGCTGGCCGACGGCTGCGCGCTCACGCTGTGGGAGCTGGTGCACAACACCGCACCGGGCAGCGAGCCGCAGCACGAGGTGTACGTCGACGAGGAGGAGCTGCGCGCCGCCACGGCCCGGCTGCCCCTGCCGTCGGACACGCCGGACTTCGAACTGCCGGTGCTGGTACAGCTGTCGCCGGTGCCCGCACCCCGCCACATGTACGTGCCGGACGACTCGGCGGACCACGCGCGCAGACTGCTGCGCCGCGCGGAGAACGCCGATCAGCCCGGCGCGGACACGACAGCGCTGCTGAAGTCGGCGTTCGCGCACCAGATCACCCAGGCTTTCGGGCGCCCTTGCCGTGCGGGCCGGATCGGCCTCGGCTACTCGCTCTACGAGCACGCCTTCCTGCTGCGCGACGGCCGGGAGATCTCCCTGTGGGAGGTCGAGCACACGGCGACGCCCGACGGCCGCCACATGTGCGAGGTGTACGCGTCGGAGGACGCGGCACGCGATGCGATGGAGCGCCGGGCCGCCCAGGTGTCCTGA